A DNA window from Acidobacteriota bacterium contains the following coding sequences:
- a CDS encoding integrase arm-type DNA-binding domain-containing protein, protein MIEVKNTTAPVQKTKPKGRHPHKALSAAFVRSAPAGRHCDGNGLYLFVQPSGARSWVQRLVIRGRRRDFGLGSVSLVTLAEAREKARANRKLAREGGDPLAERRRAWNMPSFAEAVRRVVEQKRPGWRNPRVAQDWMVSLGRYAFPHIGRLPVSEVTSADVIGILAPIWHEKPPTARKLRQRIRAVLEWAVAMEFRIDNPCDRVGSVLGTQDAVVRHMRALPHREVAPAVRRVRSSNAAPVSMLAFEFLVLTAARWGEVRWAEWSEIDPAQRTWTVPGTRMKSKREHRVPLCGRAKEILAETQTMDGGTARLVFTRRGGKPLAEGALRHLLRRNGIPAVPHGFRSSFRDWAAEETDHPREVVEAALAHVVKNKVEAAYRRTDLFERRRVLMEDWASYLAGGSRQLVSGRRR, encoded by the coding sequence ATGATTGAAGTAAAGAATACGACCGCTCCAGTCCAGAAAACTAAGCCGAAGGGTCGCCATCCTCACAAGGCGCTCTCCGCCGCATTCGTGCGCTCGGCCCCGGCGGGCAGACACTGCGACGGCAACGGACTCTACCTCTTCGTTCAGCCGAGCGGAGCCCGGAGCTGGGTCCAACGCCTCGTCATCCGGGGACGCCGCCGCGACTTCGGACTCGGCAGCGTTTCTCTGGTCACGCTCGCCGAGGCCCGCGAGAAGGCCCGGGCGAACCGCAAGCTGGCCCGCGAGGGGGGTGATCCGTTGGCCGAGAGACGCCGCGCCTGGAACATGCCGAGCTTTGCCGAAGCCGTCAGGCGGGTGGTGGAGCAGAAGCGGCCCGGCTGGCGCAATCCGAGGGTGGCTCAGGACTGGATGGTGAGCCTGGGGCGCTACGCCTTTCCTCACATCGGGAGGCTGCCGGTCTCGGAGGTGACGAGCGCGGACGTGATCGGGATTCTGGCTCCGATCTGGCACGAGAAGCCGCCCACCGCCCGGAAGCTGCGCCAGCGCATCCGCGCGGTCCTGGAGTGGGCCGTGGCGATGGAATTCAGGATCGACAACCCTTGCGACCGCGTCGGGTCGGTTCTCGGAACACAGGATGCCGTGGTGCGGCACATGCGGGCCTTGCCGCATCGGGAGGTGGCCCCGGCGGTCAGGAGGGTGCGGTCCTCGAACGCGGCGCCCGTGTCCATGCTGGCCTTCGAGTTCCTGGTGCTCACGGCGGCGAGGTGGGGCGAGGTGCGGTGGGCCGAGTGGTCGGAGATCGATCCGGCGCAAAGGACGTGGACGGTTCCCGGAACGCGCATGAAGTCCAAACGGGAGCACCGGGTGCCGCTGTGTGGCCGGGCGAAGGAGATTCTGGCCGAAACACAAACGATGGATGGTGGAACCGCCCGGCTGGTCTTCACCCGAAGGGGCGGAAAGCCGCTCGCCGAGGGGGCGCTGCGCCATCTGCTCCGCCGGAACGGGATCCCGGCCGTGCCGCACGGGTTCCGGTCGAGTTTCCGGGACTGGGCGGCGGAGGAGACGGATCATCCACGCGAGGTGGTGGAGGCGGCGCTGGCGCATGTGGTGAAGAACAAGGTCGAGGCGGCGTACCGGCGAACGGACCTGTTCGAGCGGCGGCGTGTGCTCATGGAGGACTGGGCGAGCTATCTGGCCGGCGGGAGTCGGCAACTGGTGTCCGGTCGGCGGCGTTGA
- a CDS encoding SDR family NAD(P)-dependent oxidoreductase, translated as MEANNESVVLITGASRGIGVGLAEGFAVPGARLALTARQRTSLQETCHRVEALGAHALPLALDVRRLEDMPAVVDQVEEELGPIRVLVNNAGVNIPRPAEQVTEKQWDEILDANLKGAFFLSQEVGRRMIPRRGGTIVNVASAAGLVAREERAAYGSSKAGMIMLTRVLALEWARHGITVNAVAPTFVETELAAQTLDRPGMREKILGQIPLRRLATVEDVAASVLFLASPQASFLTGVVIPVDGGATLR; from the coding sequence ATGGAAGCCAATAACGAAAGCGTGGTGTTGATCACCGGGGCCAGCCGCGGGATCGGGGTCGGATTGGCGGAAGGGTTCGCGGTCCCGGGAGCCCGCTTGGCGCTGACGGCCCGCCAGCGGACGTCGCTTCAGGAGACCTGCCACAGGGTCGAGGCTCTCGGAGCTCACGCGCTACCCTTGGCGTTGGACGTGCGGCGGCTGGAGGACATGCCGGCTGTCGTCGATCAGGTGGAGGAAGAGCTGGGTCCGATTCGGGTTCTGGTCAACAATGCCGGAGTCAACATCCCCCGTCCGGCCGAGCAGGTCACCGAGAAGCAGTGGGACGAGATTCTGGACGCCAACCTCAAGGGGGCCTTCTTTCTCTCGCAGGAGGTGGGACGCCGGATGATCCCCCGGAGAGGCGGAACCATCGTCAACGTGGCTTCTGCGGCCGGGCTGGTGGCCCGCGAGGAAAGAGCGGCATACGGCTCCAGCAAGGCGGGGATGATCATGTTGACCCGGGTGCTGGCTCTGGAATGGGCCCGGCACGGCATCACCGTCAACGCCGTCGCACCCACCTTCGTGGAAACCGAACTGGCGGCGCAGACTCTGGATCGTCCCGGCATGCGCGAGAAGATCCTGGGACAGATTCCGCTACGGCGGCTGGCGACGGTGGAAGATGTCGCCGCTTCGGTGCTCTTCCTGGCGTCACCACAGGCGAGCTTCCTGACGGGGGTGGTCATCCCCGTGGATGGTGGCGCGACGCTGCGCTGA
- a CDS encoding ArgE/DapE family deacylase produces the protein MTPEDRAVDAVDALGEEYLRFLADLVRCPTLLGQEAECQELICRRLVDLGLETRKWEPDPDLLESHPDFVPVERDYAGRPNVAGVLVPSGSGGRSLVLNGHVDVVPLGPLHWWSVDPWGAEGRDGRMYGRGALDMKSGLVAALLAVAAVRESGARLRGPVRVESVIEEECTGNGMLASRLDSGPVDGAVLTEPTGLQVWTATLGVLWFEVCVRGRPAYVGEPGRQVNAVEKAASLIHRLKPAVVEALNRDFRHPSYGHRPRPLSLNVGRIEGGDWPSNVALECRFNCRMSFPIHWPPERAQEFAEDQVRRAAATDPWLVRNPPRIRYNGFRARGWVAPEIAGRDSLVDLLEECHRGVTGRELDWDGFPGTADARYFKAALGEQSIYYGPKGGNLHAPDEYVELESVLEAARVLSRLVIRWCG, from the coding sequence ATGACTCCTGAGGATCGCGCCGTCGACGCGGTGGACGCCCTGGGTGAGGAGTACCTGCGGTTTCTGGCGGACTTGGTCCGATGTCCCACGCTGCTGGGGCAGGAGGCGGAATGCCAGGAATTGATCTGCCGGCGGCTCGTCGACCTGGGTCTGGAAACCCGGAAATGGGAACCGGACCCCGATTTGTTGGAGTCGCACCCCGATTTCGTACCCGTGGAGCGGGATTATGCCGGCCGGCCCAATGTCGCCGGCGTTCTTGTTCCCTCGGGAAGCGGCGGGCGGAGCCTGGTCCTGAACGGGCACGTGGACGTGGTGCCGCTCGGACCGCTCCACTGGTGGAGCGTCGATCCCTGGGGAGCGGAGGGTCGGGACGGCCGGATGTACGGCCGCGGCGCTCTGGACATGAAGAGCGGGCTGGTGGCGGCCCTGCTGGCGGTGGCGGCGGTCCGGGAGTCGGGCGCCCGGCTGCGGGGACCGGTCCGGGTCGAGAGCGTCATTGAGGAGGAGTGTACGGGCAACGGAATGCTGGCGAGCCGACTGGATTCGGGGCCGGTCGACGGCGCCGTCCTGACCGAGCCCACGGGGCTTCAGGTTTGGACGGCCACCCTGGGCGTGCTCTGGTTCGAGGTCTGTGTACGGGGTCGGCCAGCGTACGTGGGAGAACCCGGACGCCAGGTGAACGCGGTCGAGAAGGCGGCGTCCCTGATCCACCGCCTCAAGCCGGCGGTCGTGGAAGCATTGAATCGGGACTTCCGGCATCCGTCCTATGGTCACCGTCCCCGGCCCCTCAGCCTCAACGTCGGACGGATCGAGGGAGGGGACTGGCCTTCCAACGTGGCTCTCGAATGCCGGTTCAACTGCCGCATGTCGTTTCCCATCCACTGGCCGCCGGAGCGGGCCCAGGAATTCGCCGAGGATCAGGTCCGCCGTGCGGCGGCGACCGATCCCTGGCTGGTTCGGAACCCGCCCCGGATCCGCTACAACGGGTTTCGAGCCCGAGGCTGGGTCGCGCCTGAAATAGCCGGGCGTGACAGTCTGGTCGACTTGTTGGAGGAGTGTCACCGGGGCGTCACCGGCAGGGAACTGGATTGGGATGGCTTTCCCGGCACTGCCGACGCCCGTTACTTCAAGGCCGCGTTGGGGGAGCAGTCCATCTACTATGGACCGAAGGGAGGAAACCTCCATGCGCCCGACGAGTACGTGGAACTGGAGTCGGTCCTGGAGGCCGCCCGCGTGCTATCGCGGCTGGTGATCAGGTGGTGTGGTTGA
- a CDS encoding VCBS repeat-containing protein, with protein MNKRLGLVPLAWVLASGPAAAGAEKAWVTHTTFEDFSAGRLGDSGVNLYATRSGTLEMIHRWDLNNDGYMDILLGQDHDVLENADILVYWGRTGGPESILPDLPDHQPLARLLRQIRLREKGVTRLHSPGGGRSIVVDLNQDLYPELVFCNFIHNYSEDMAALIYWGGPNGYQPEHRTELPTILAGGVAAGDFNGDGFVDLAFSNRGIEAGERFGFDRHLESYVYWNGPRGFDTSRRSVVATVSAADCAAGDLDGDGYADLVFVNNNSRHKSVYLYRGTPEGISAERDEWMGGDPVGAHLADLDQDGHLDLALNHKDDRVVLHRGSKRGPAREPWIELPSQGAKQTRTGDLNRDELPELVLPNGGGASSYVYWNGRQGFSAEKRSELPTLAATDAVLADYDRDGWVDLVFSNEYGHGTYDVNSYVYWNGPDGFDAAHRKELQGFGPVSASGGDLNRDGHMDLVLINRSSGTHGPIDSLIYWGNPRHHYSIASVTAIQGTGGLMAKADLNQDGWVDLVFPKGWIYWGGPGGYRTDRRAELETGGYSVVTADLNRDGHLDLVVGAGSADSHTPDSTGLIRWGGEGGFHPDRSTRLPLRVRRPMVSSLADFNRDGFLDLVFTDVDAPNTEIFWGDESGNYDVERRQHLKVHSASTAEIADLNADGWLDLILGAVYDPERFGRPMRKTTLLWGGSDGFSNRKSLVLEAFESEEQAVADLNRDGYLDIVMTNYHGYTTRSLPVLIYWGGPDGSYSESRRATLPGESTLALSVADLNQDGWMELIVVNHVERGDHAVGTNIFWGGEEGYSYSRRDWIQSFGPHFSTSHDVGNIYHRRLEEEYFSAPLEIREGMRPGRLEWTARTPHGTAVRFQIRSAVSAEALEQADWKGTGGPESYFDKPGSEIRVGEGDRWLQYRVLFTTPDGGSTAVLEEVRLLAE; from the coding sequence ATGAATAAACGACTCGGACTCGTGCCGTTGGCCTGGGTCCTGGCATCGGGTCCGGCCGCGGCAGGTGCAGAGAAGGCGTGGGTGACCCACACTACCTTCGAGGATTTCTCGGCGGGCCGTCTGGGCGACAGCGGGGTCAACCTCTACGCGACCCGCTCCGGGACGCTCGAGATGATCCACCGTTGGGACCTGAACAACGACGGCTACATGGACATCCTGCTGGGGCAGGACCACGACGTTCTGGAAAACGCCGACATCCTGGTTTATTGGGGCCGAACCGGGGGCCCCGAATCCATCCTGCCTGATCTGCCGGACCACCAGCCGTTGGCCCGCCTGCTGCGGCAAATCCGGCTCCGTGAAAAAGGGGTGACCCGGTTGCACAGTCCGGGAGGAGGCCGGTCCATCGTGGTGGACCTGAACCAGGACCTTTACCCGGAACTCGTCTTCTGCAACTTCATCCACAACTACTCGGAGGACATGGCGGCCCTCATCTACTGGGGCGGCCCCAACGGCTACCAGCCGGAGCACCGGACCGAACTGCCCACGATTCTGGCCGGAGGTGTGGCCGCCGGGGACTTCAACGGCGACGGGTTCGTTGACCTGGCCTTTTCAAATCGGGGCATCGAAGCGGGCGAGCGATTCGGCTTCGACCGGCACCTGGAGTCGTACGTCTACTGGAACGGTCCCCGGGGGTTCGATACCTCGCGGCGCAGCGTCGTGGCGACGGTCAGCGCCGCCGACTGCGCGGCGGGAGACCTGGACGGGGACGGTTACGCGGACCTGGTCTTCGTCAACAACAATTCCCGTCACAAGAGTGTCTACCTCTACCGTGGAACGCCGGAGGGCATCAGTGCCGAACGTGACGAGTGGATGGGGGGCGACCCCGTCGGAGCGCACTTGGCGGACCTGGACCAGGATGGCCACCTGGATCTGGCTCTGAACCACAAGGATGATCGGGTCGTTCTTCACCGGGGGAGCAAACGGGGACCGGCCCGGGAGCCGTGGATCGAACTGCCGTCCCAGGGAGCCAAGCAGACCCGGACAGGCGACCTGAACCGGGACGAACTTCCCGAGCTGGTGTTGCCCAACGGTGGAGGCGCCTCTTCCTACGTCTACTGGAACGGCCGCCAGGGGTTCTCGGCCGAGAAGCGGAGCGAGTTGCCGACGCTGGCGGCGACGGATGCGGTGTTGGCCGACTACGACCGGGACGGGTGGGTCGACCTGGTGTTCTCCAATGAATACGGTCACGGCACCTACGATGTGAACTCCTACGTCTATTGGAACGGTCCCGACGGATTTGATGCGGCGCACCGGAAAGAACTCCAGGGATTCGGTCCCGTGAGCGCCAGTGGCGGTGACCTGAACCGGGACGGACACATGGACCTGGTGCTCATCAACCGCTCCAGCGGCACCCACGGCCCCATCGACTCCCTCATCTACTGGGGCAACCCCAGACACCACTACTCAATCGCCTCCGTGACCGCGATCCAGGGGACGGGAGGGCTCATGGCCAAGGCCGACCTGAATCAGGACGGCTGGGTGGACCTGGTTTTTCCCAAGGGCTGGATCTACTGGGGAGGTCCCGGCGGCTACCGCACGGATCGGAGGGCGGAACTCGAGACGGGAGGCTATTCCGTCGTCACGGCGGACCTGAATCGGGACGGTCACCTGGATCTGGTGGTCGGCGCCGGGTCGGCGGACTCCCACACGCCCGATTCCACTGGGCTCATTCGGTGGGGCGGGGAAGGAGGTTTCCACCCGGACCGCAGCACCCGGTTGCCGCTTCGAGTCCGGCGTCCCATGGTGAGCTCGCTGGCCGATTTCAACCGCGACGGCTTCCTGGATCTGGTCTTCACCGACGTGGACGCCCCCAACACGGAGATCTTCTGGGGCGATGAATCGGGGAACTACGACGTGGAGCGCCGCCAGCATCTGAAGGTCCACTCGGCGTCCACCGCCGAGATTGCGGACCTCAATGCCGATGGCTGGCTGGACCTGATCCTGGGAGCGGTCTACGACCCGGAGCGGTTCGGCCGGCCCATGCGCAAGACCACGCTGCTCTGGGGAGGTTCCGACGGATTCTCGAACCGGAAGTCTCTGGTGCTGGAAGCGTTCGAATCGGAAGAGCAGGCCGTGGCGGACCTGAACCGGGACGGGTATCTGGACATCGTGATGACCAACTACCACGGGTACACGACGCGCTCGCTACCGGTCCTCATCTACTGGGGAGGTCCGGACGGAAGCTACAGCGAGTCGCGGCGGGCCACGCTTCCCGGCGAATCCACCCTGGCGCTCTCCGTGGCCGATCTGAATCAGGACGGTTGGATGGAACTGATCGTGGTCAACCACGTGGAGCGGGGCGATCACGCCGTGGGCACCAACATCTTCTGGGGGGGAGAGGAGGGGTATTCCTACTCCCGCCGCGACTGGATCCAGAGTTTCGGTCCCCACTTCAGCACCAGCCACGACGTGGGCAACATCTATCACCGGCGCCTGGAGGAGGAGTACTTCTCGGCGCCGCTGGAGATCCGGGAAGGAATGCGTCCCGGGCGGCTCGAGTGGACAGCCCGAACGCCGCACGGAACCGCGGTCCGCTTTCAGATCCGGAGCGCGGTTTCGGCTGAAGCCCTGGAGCAGGCGGACTGGAAGGGGACTGGCGGGCCCGAATCCTATTTCGACAAGCCGGGTTCCGAGATCCGGGTCGGAGAAGGGGACCGGTGGCTCCAGTACCGGGTGCTGTTCACCACGCCGGACGGAGGCAGCACGGCCGTTCTGGAGGAGGTTCGCCTGCTGGCGGAATAG
- a CDS encoding sugar-binding protein: protein MRHQIMLAMLCLLPAAGCSGSEPGSQKPRLAYVTNGVASFWTIAEAGALKAGRDLDVDVDVRMPVEGVLDQKRIVEDLLARGIDGMAISPIDPDNQEDLVNEACDHTTVITHDSDAPRTRRLCYVGMDNYRAGRLVGKLVKEAMPEGGSVMLFVGRLEQLNASQRRQGVIDELLDRPGETMGAVDPPNELLKGERYTILDTRTDQFDQAKAKANCEDAIARYPDLGCMVGLFAYNPPACLVALQQAGVDGIHLVGFDEADATLQGILDGRVYGTVVQQPYQYGYESVRILAGLARGDRSVLPENGFLDIPAQTIRADNVREFWDDLNRKMAEAKGATP from the coding sequence ATGCGCCACCAGATAATGCTCGCCATGCTCTGCCTGCTCCCCGCAGCAGGTTGCAGCGGCTCGGAGCCGGGCTCTCAGAAGCCCAGACTCGCTTACGTGACCAACGGGGTCGCCTCCTTCTGGACCATCGCCGAAGCCGGCGCGCTCAAGGCGGGCCGGGACCTGGACGTGGATGTGGACGTGCGGATGCCGGTGGAAGGGGTTCTGGACCAGAAACGGATCGTGGAGGACCTGCTGGCCCGGGGCATCGACGGCATGGCCATCAGCCCCATCGACCCGGACAACCAGGAGGACCTGGTCAACGAAGCGTGCGACCACACCACCGTCATCACCCACGACTCGGACGCGCCGCGAACCCGGCGGCTCTGCTACGTGGGGATGGACAACTACCGGGCGGGCCGCCTGGTGGGGAAGCTGGTCAAGGAAGCCATGCCCGAAGGAGGCTCGGTGATGCTTTTCGTCGGCCGGTTGGAACAGCTCAACGCCTCCCAGAGAAGGCAGGGGGTCATCGACGAGTTGCTGGACCGTCCGGGAGAGACCATGGGTGCCGTCGATCCCCCGAATGAGCTTCTGAAAGGGGAGCGCTACACCATTTTGGACACCCGTACCGACCAGTTCGACCAGGCCAAGGCCAAGGCCAACTGCGAGGACGCCATCGCCCGCTATCCCGATCTGGGCTGCATGGTGGGACTCTTCGCCTACAACCCGCCCGCCTGCCTGGTGGCTCTGCAGCAGGCCGGGGTGGACGGAATCCACCTGGTGGGCTTCGACGAGGCCGACGCCACCTTGCAGGGCATCCTGGACGGCCGGGTCTACGGCACCGTGGTCCAGCAGCCGTACCAGTACGGTTACGAATCGGTGCGGATCCTGGCGGGCCTGGCCCGGGGAGACCGCAGCGTCCTTCCCGAGAATGGGTTTCTGGATATCCCGGCCCAGACAATCCGTGCGGACAACGTCCGGGAGTTCTGGGACGATCTGAACCGCAAGATGGCGGAGGCCAAGGGCGCTACGCCCTGA
- a CDS encoding sugar ABC transporter ATP-binding protein: MAAPVLEARNISKRFPGALALDRADLQVHAGEILALVGENGAGKSTLVKILAGEESPDSGRIFMDESSVRMESVQTATGLGVILIHQELNLSDNLDVTANIFLGREPHRFGILNHRRLARAARPILERIGLDCSPSTKVARLSMGQRQLVEIARALAARSRVLIMDEPTSSLSQGETRNLFRTVRELRAEGVAVIYISHRLGEVKELADRVLVLRDGANAGELARDEIDHDRMVRLMVGRDISSFYGRVPSRQGPVRMEVRDLRTRDYPGHRLDLEVGAGEIVGLAGLLGSGRSALLGALFGTEPALGGSVRIDGAAARISNPIEGIKNGIALVPEDRKQQGLILRMGVEENVSLASLRHYRLRGGFINRRLHRRQTAAMIARLGIRTPGAEAATEHLSGGNQQKVVLAKWLSLKPKVLLLDEPTRGIDVGSKQEIYHLIEALSEEGTAILFASSEMEEILRLSRRVLVMHEGRISGELSREELTEEAVARLATSAEEAA, from the coding sequence ATGGCGGCACCGGTCCTCGAAGCCCGGAATATCAGCAAACGATTTCCGGGCGCACTGGCCCTGGACCGTGCGGACCTCCAGGTCCACGCCGGAGAGATCCTGGCCCTGGTGGGCGAGAACGGAGCCGGCAAGAGCACGCTGGTCAAGATCCTGGCGGGCGAGGAATCCCCCGACTCGGGACGGATCTTCATGGATGAATCTTCCGTCCGGATGGAGTCGGTCCAGACCGCCACCGGCCTGGGCGTGATCCTTATCCACCAGGAACTGAACCTCTCGGACAATCTGGACGTGACGGCCAACATCTTCCTGGGCCGCGAACCCCATCGCTTCGGGATCCTCAACCATCGCCGGCTGGCGCGGGCGGCGAGACCGATTCTGGAACGGATCGGGCTCGACTGCTCACCGTCCACCAAGGTCGCGCGGCTCTCCATGGGCCAGCGCCAACTGGTGGAGATCGCCCGGGCGCTGGCGGCGCGCTCCCGGGTCCTCATCATGGACGAACCGACGTCGAGCCTCTCCCAGGGCGAGACCCGGAACCTGTTCCGAACCGTTCGGGAGCTTCGTGCCGAAGGGGTGGCGGTGATCTACATCTCTCACCGGCTGGGCGAGGTGAAGGAGCTGGCCGACCGGGTCCTGGTGCTGCGCGACGGCGCCAACGCCGGCGAGCTGGCCAGAGACGAAATCGATCACGACCGCATGGTGCGGCTCATGGTAGGCCGGGACATCTCCAGCTTCTATGGGCGGGTCCCCAGCCGGCAGGGGCCGGTCCGCATGGAGGTTCGGGACCTGCGGACCAGGGACTATCCCGGGCACCGTCTCGACCTGGAGGTGGGAGCCGGGGAGATCGTCGGCTTGGCCGGATTATTGGGATCGGGCCGCAGCGCGCTGCTGGGCGCCCTCTTCGGTACCGAGCCGGCATTGGGCGGCAGCGTTCGGATCGACGGGGCCGCTGCCCGGATCTCCAACCCCATCGAGGGGATCAAAAACGGCATCGCCCTGGTCCCCGAGGACCGGAAACAACAAGGCCTGATCCTGCGAATGGGTGTGGAGGAGAACGTCTCGCTGGCCTCCCTGAGACACTATCGGCTCCGGGGCGGCTTCATCAACCGGCGTCTTCACCGGCGCCAGACGGCCGCGATGATCGCCAGGCTCGGCATCCGCACGCCCGGCGCCGAAGCCGCCACCGAGCACCTCTCGGGCGGAAACCAGCAGAAGGTGGTCCTGGCCAAGTGGCTCTCACTGAAACCGAAGGTGCTGCTTCTGGACGAGCCCACCCGCGGGATCGACGTCGGCTCCAAGCAGGAGATCTATCACCTGATCGAAGCGCTTTCCGAGGAAGGGACCGCCATCCTCTTCGCCAGCAGCGAGATGGAGGAGATCCTGAGACTCTCGCGGCGGGTCCTGGTGATGCACGAAGGGCGGATCAGCGGAGAGCTGTCTCGGGAAGAGCTCACGGAAGAAGCGGTTGCCCGCCTGGCCACGTCGGCGGAGGAAGCGGCATGA
- a CDS encoding ABC transporter permease, which yields MNKSRGILLLLLAVCAFSALMNPDFLTPYNLQNIIRWTSLFGILSIGVAFVIITGGIDLSIGSLVGLVGCLLPMLLVNQGMGAAGALGAVLAVSLLVGLAHGLLVTRLRLQPFVVTLCGLLLYRGYARYLTADQTQGFGTGFQELKLLATGKPVTLAVLAAAAGAAVLIWTLVRRIRKRTEGDPPAAKSLWLGPAAGALLVLAGAAVRFGDIQPLSRILIPAPFLIMIALALLAGLFLNHTIYGRYLLALGRNREAARYSGIDTDRMVILAYVICSLMAGIGGILFALDINSIQPSGHGNFYELYAIAAAVLGGCSLRGGEGSILGVVLGAAVMRVLYNAINFLGIPTQLEFAIIGGVILAGVAGDELVRKVVARRQS from the coding sequence ATGAACAAATCGCGGGGCATCCTGCTCCTGTTGCTGGCGGTGTGCGCCTTCAGCGCACTGATGAATCCCGACTTCCTGACGCCTTACAACCTGCAGAACATCATCCGTTGGACCTCGTTGTTCGGGATCCTGAGCATCGGCGTGGCCTTCGTCATCATCACGGGCGGAATCGACCTCTCCATCGGCTCCCTGGTGGGCCTGGTGGGGTGCCTGCTTCCTATGCTTCTCGTCAACCAGGGCATGGGAGCCGCCGGGGCTTTGGGGGCGGTTCTCGCCGTCAGCCTTCTGGTCGGCCTGGCTCACGGACTCCTGGTCACCCGGCTGCGGCTCCAACCCTTCGTGGTCACCCTCTGCGGGCTGCTTCTGTACCGCGGATACGCGCGCTACCTGACGGCGGACCAGACTCAGGGATTCGGTACCGGATTCCAGGAACTCAAGCTGTTGGCCACCGGCAAACCGGTCACGCTGGCGGTTCTGGCCGCCGCGGCGGGAGCGGCCGTTCTGATCTGGACCCTGGTGCGAAGAATCCGGAAGCGCACCGAAGGCGATCCCCCGGCGGCGAAGTCACTCTGGCTGGGTCCGGCGGCGGGCGCCCTGCTGGTTCTGGCCGGCGCCGCGGTCCGGTTCGGAGACATCCAACCCCTCTCCCGGATCCTGATCCCGGCTCCTTTCCTGATCATGATCGCGCTGGCGTTGCTGGCGGGGCTCTTCCTGAATCACACCATCTACGGCCGCTACCTCCTGGCCCTGGGCCGGAACCGGGAGGCCGCCCGCTACAGCGGGATCGACACCGACCGCATGGTGATCCTGGCCTATGTGATCTGCTCCCTCATGGCGGGAATCGGAGGCATTCTCTTCGCCCTGGACATCAACTCCATTCAGCCGTCGGGGCACGGCAACTTCTACGAGCTCTACGCCATCGCGGCGGCGGTCCTGGGGGGATGCAGCCTGCGGGGAGGCGAGGGTTCGATCCTGGGCGTGGTGCTGGGAGCCGCGGTCATGCGGGTCCTCTACAACGCCATCAATTTCCTGGGGATTCCCACTCAACTGGAGTTCGCCATCATCGGGGGGGTCATCCTGGCCGGCGTGGCGGGAGATGAGCTGGTCCGCAAGGTGGTGGCGCGCCGCCAGTCGTAA
- a CDS encoding glucose 1-dehydrogenase produces the protein MRLKDKVALVTGSSGGLGTGICRAFAAEGADCVVNYHSDRAGGQETAELVESLGRNSLLVQADISREDQVQDMVDAALERFGRLDIVVANAGYGMAKPLLETRVEEFEKLVRTNLIGTYLTVRIGAQAMKPQGGGKIITMSSIHGLGGTHYCSLYEATKAGILNFTRGAAFDLGDFGIQINCIAPGAVPVPKDPPPDKDGPLYAAWMQYTPLSRFGTPADVAAAAVFLASSDSDWITGQVIQVDGGISAGHLIPSFKYYGAKPRMD, from the coding sequence ATGAGACTCAAGGACAAGGTGGCGCTGGTGACGGGGTCTTCCGGGGGACTGGGCACGGGCATCTGCCGGGCCTTCGCCGCGGAGGGCGCCGACTGCGTCGTGAACTATCACAGCGACCGGGCGGGGGGGCAGGAGACGGCCGAACTGGTGGAGAGCCTCGGCAGGAATAGCCTGCTGGTCCAGGCCGACATCTCCCGGGAGGACCAGGTGCAGGACATGGTGGACGCGGCGCTGGAGCGCTTCGGACGCCTGGACATCGTGGTAGCCAATGCCGGTTATGGCATGGCCAAGCCGCTGCTGGAAACCCGGGTGGAGGAGTTCGAGAAGCTGGTGCGGACCAACCTCATCGGGACCTACCTGACCGTCCGCATCGGCGCGCAGGCCATGAAGCCGCAAGGGGGCGGCAAGATCATCACCATGTCGTCCATCCACGGACTGGGCGGGACCCACTACTGTTCCCTTTACGAAGCCACCAAGGCGGGCATCCTCAACTTCACGCGCGGCGCCGCCTTCGATCTGGGTGACTTCGGCATCCAGATCAATTGCATCGCCCCGGGGGCCGTTCCCGTGCCCAAAGACCCGCCTCCGGACAAGGACGGTCCGCTGTATGCCGCCTGGATGCAGTACACGCCCCTCTCCCGTTTCGGAACGCCGGCGGACGTTGCGGCCGCGGCGGTCTTTCTGGCCTCGAGTGACAGCGACTGGATCACAGGGCAGGTGATCCAGGTGGACGGCGGCATTTCAGCCGGACACCTCATCCCCTCCTTCAAGTATTACGGCGCCAAGCCTCGCATGGACTGA